The sequence below is a genomic window from Aureispira sp. CCB-E.
TCTGTAGAAAAAATAGAATCTAATTGAGCATTGCGAATTTTTCGGCTTTGATTACTGATGGAGCCATTGGTTAAGATTCCGATTCTATACTGTTGTTTTAACTTGTATAGCAATTCTCTTAAAGCTGGAGTTATTGGTGGCACATAACTGCTGATATTAGCGTGTACATAGTTCCAAAAACTTGTTTCGTCCCAACCTTGAGGCTGGTAATAATGAATGAACCATTCGACGAATTCTTCTCGAGGTGTATATCCAGATTGATCGACATTTTCTATTTCAAAAGCTTCATTATTGAAATAGTAGTTGGGCATGTTTTCATCAAAAAACTGTTGCATACAAGCCAAAAAAGCAGCATTTCGATCAATTAAAGTATTGTCTAGGTCAAAGTATATTGTGCTTATCCCATCAAGCATACTCTTTTTCTTTTATATAGTTTATAGTACTTGTGTAGGTATCCATATTGTTGATCAATACATTGGGTAATAAATCTCCAAATGCATTGGCTTCTAAGATATAACTTTTTTTTAAGGTATTAGAAATCATGACATCCATTCCTGCATAAGTTGTGTTGGGTAAAGTAGCAACCGCTTTCTCTGCTAAATGGCTCATTTGTTGCCATTTATCGAAGCCAATAATGCGCTTGACTTCTTGAATGCTGCCTCTCTGATTGCCCAAATGTAAATTGGTCATAGGAGATTGACTTTGTCGCACTACTACTTGTTTGGTTTTCCCACCGATAACAACCATTCTTAAATCAAAGGTGCCTCCTTCTACAGATGCTTTGGGAATCCATTGTTCAACGAGTATCCCTTCTTTGGCTAAAGTATTGACCAAATAGGCAATTTCTTTAGAGTTGTTGTAGGTGCGAATTTTTAGTGAATTAAATAATTTGGCAGAAGTGGCATTTTGAACCAGCTCTACAGAAGTGATTGCTTGTACTTTACTTCCTTTAATTCTAAAGGCAATGACTCCTGATGCAGAAGAACCATGAATCGGTTTGATAAACACGCTTCTCCATTGTTGTTGTCGCATTTGAGTAAGCAAATCATCATAATTTTTAATATGGTATAAAGCTGGCGCAACAGTAATGTTATGTTCTACAAAATGTTGGTGACAACTTGTTTTATCAAACATCAGTTGAATGCCTTCAATGCTGTTAATTAATTGAACCGTAGGATATAGATCAATTTTTTGTTGCAATTGATTTAGAAAAGTGACAAAACCAAGATGGTGTTGTTTCAAAAACTGTATGCGTCCTTTTTCAAAAGGCAATTGATCAACAGATTCCAAATCAATAGAATCGGCATTTCTTAAATCAGGATGATGGGCACCTAGCTTTAAAAAAGCACAGTGAACCGCCCAATTTTCACCAGGGGATTCAATTCTCAAATAGTTGGTCTGAGCGAGTATAGGATGTAAATCTACCTTTTGTTGTAAAACATCTAAATAAGAGACAACAAAAGGGGCAGTAAAACCTTGGGATTTTACTGCCTCTAAGAAGTATTGACAACGTCTATTTTCAGGATTCCCGATTAGCGTAAATTGCATGTGTATAATGGATCCAATTACTCTGATACAGAAATATAGCGATCGTCCTCGTCTGCGTCAGGTTCCCTTTCTTTTAGGTCTA
It includes:
- a CDS encoding HAD family hydrolase — its product is MLDGISTIYFDLDNTLIDRNAAFLACMQQFFDENMPNYYFNNEAFEIENVDQSGYTPREEFVEWFIHYYQPQGWDETSFWNYVHANISSYVPPITPALRELLYKLKQQYRIGILTNGSISNQSRKIRNAQLDSIFSTETIHIAQQYHLSKPDTQLFELILEQWKLEPQHLLYVGDDPINDIKGAAKVGIKTAWVSHKREWIYKIKPDITIEHILEFNTL
- a CDS encoding STM4014 family protein; translated protein: MQFTLIGNPENRRCQYFLEAVKSQGFTAPFVVSYLDVLQQKVDLHPILAQTNYLRIESPGENWAVHCAFLKLGAHHPDLRNADSIDLESVDQLPFEKGRIQFLKQHHLGFVTFLNQLQQKIDLYPTVQLINSIEGIQLMFDKTSCHQHFVEHNITVAPALYHIKNYDDLLTQMRQQQWRSVFIKPIHGSSASGVIAFRIKGSKVQAITSVELVQNATSAKLFNSLKIRTYNNSKEIAYLVNTLAKEGILVEQWIPKASVEGGTFDLRMVVIGGKTKQVVVRQSQSPMTNLHLGNQRGSIQEVKRIIGFDKWQQMSHLAEKAVATLPNTTYAGMDVMISNTLKKSYILEANAFGDLLPNVLINNMDTYTSTINYIKEKEYA